One region of Vibrio pelagius genomic DNA includes:
- a CDS encoding NAD(P)H nitroreductase, whose translation MDALELLLNRRSIAKLSEPAPEGVALENIIKAGLRAPDHAALTPWRFVIAQGSGLKKLSDILVRAAEADNSEEAVIEKVKKAPFRAPMVITVIAKVTEHEKVPALEQHLSAGCAVQAMQMAAVAQGFQGFWRSGKWMFHPEVHQAFGLEGEDEIVGFLYLGTPGCTPMKVPERNLSQFIEYL comes from the coding sequence ATGGATGCTTTGGAACTGTTGCTCAATAGACGCTCTATCGCCAAGCTATCTGAGCCAGCCCCGGAAGGTGTTGCTCTAGAAAACATCATTAAAGCGGGATTGCGTGCACCGGACCATGCTGCTTTAACCCCGTGGCGCTTTGTGATCGCTCAAGGATCAGGACTGAAGAAGCTCTCTGATATTTTAGTACGAGCTGCAGAAGCCGATAACAGCGAAGAAGCTGTGATAGAAAAAGTGAAAAAAGCCCCTTTTCGTGCACCTATGGTGATTACCGTTATCGCAAAAGTGACTGAGCACGAAAAAGTACCGGCATTAGAGCAGCATCTCTCTGCAGGTTGTGCTGTTCAAGCGATGCAAATGGCTGCGGTTGCGCAGGGTTTTCAAGGTTTCTGGCGCTCAGGTAAATGGATGTTCCACCCTGAGGTACATCAGGCGTTTGGCCTCGAAGGAGAAGACGAAATTGTTGGCTTCTTGTATCTAGGCACGCCAGGCTGCACGCCAATGAAAGTGCCAGAGCGTAACCTATCTCAATTTATTGAGTATCTATAA
- a CDS encoding DUF3413 domain-containing protein, with the protein MVDSANSYSDRVSRLVGWGHWFAFFNIIAAMLIGTRYITQSAWPETLLGQFYLAVSWVGHFGFLVFALYLLVLFPLTFILPSRKLLRLVAVCFATIGLTVLLIDTQTYQSINLHLTPVVWEVLFSEEETAFSSDLQHLFIVMPLIFMLQLALSEWVWRKQRKLSHKHVGRPIAAVFFLSFISSHLTYIWADAYFYNPITSQKANFPLSYPMTAKSFMEKHGLLDREEYLERREASADNVDLVSYPLEKIQYNRRSADLNILLVSVNNLRADALNSEVMPNSFAYAQEGINFTNHYSSSNDMFGIFGLFYGLPSSYSSSIKSQGSNAVLLDVLEHHNYSISAFSGDHFEDAMFSEIIFRGRNVEEGKATHDDQSAINAWAEWVQSPEANAPWFSFIELTTLDYFTNYESDSNETLSAVERFRADYQKSAMAADNELQTIYQTLEELSLTENTVVIITSNHGTEFNETKTNSWGANSNYSRYQLQVPMFMHWPGKSASEYTHRSSHLDLSVTLLQDLLGVSSNPNDFSSGRNLFDERKRKWILAGDSRELALITTQQTTVIDKFGNYKLYDKDYKRLKDASPRLPVLMQGLTELQRFYTKND; encoded by the coding sequence ATGGTAGACAGCGCAAACTCATATAGCGATCGTGTATCTCGACTGGTTGGTTGGGGTCATTGGTTTGCATTTTTCAACATCATTGCTGCGATGTTGATCGGTACTCGTTATATCACTCAATCAGCTTGGCCAGAAACTCTACTGGGACAGTTCTATCTCGCCGTTTCTTGGGTTGGTCATTTCGGTTTTTTGGTGTTCGCGCTCTACCTATTGGTGCTGTTTCCCCTCACCTTTATATTGCCGTCAAGAAAGTTACTCCGACTTGTTGCCGTCTGCTTCGCAACAATCGGATTAACTGTCCTATTAATAGATACGCAAACCTATCAAAGCATTAACCTTCACCTGACACCTGTTGTTTGGGAGGTGCTATTTAGCGAAGAAGAGACTGCATTTAGCTCAGACTTACAGCACCTTTTCATCGTTATGCCGCTGATATTCATGCTTCAACTTGCTCTCTCTGAGTGGGTATGGCGTAAACAGCGCAAACTGTCACACAAACATGTCGGCCGTCCTATCGCCGCTGTGTTTTTCTTAAGCTTTATCAGTAGCCATCTGACCTACATCTGGGCGGATGCATACTTCTATAACCCGATTACCAGTCAAAAGGCCAACTTTCCGCTCTCCTACCCTATGACAGCCAAGAGCTTCATGGAGAAGCATGGACTTCTTGATCGTGAAGAGTACCTAGAGCGACGTGAAGCAAGTGCAGACAATGTCGATCTTGTTAGCTACCCACTGGAAAAAATTCAATACAACCGCCGCAGTGCTGACCTTAATATTCTGTTAGTCAGCGTCAACAACTTGCGTGCCGATGCCTTGAACAGCGAAGTGATGCCAAACAGCTTTGCATATGCCCAAGAAGGGATTAACTTCACCAATCATTACAGTTCAAGTAATGATATGTTCGGTATTTTTGGCTTGTTCTATGGGCTACCAAGCAGCTACTCAAGCAGTATTAAGTCACAAGGCTCTAACGCAGTCTTGCTCGATGTTCTAGAGCACCACAACTACAGCATTTCTGCCTTTAGTGGTGATCATTTCGAAGATGCGATGTTCTCAGAAATCATCTTCCGAGGTAGAAATGTCGAAGAGGGTAAAGCGACCCACGATGATCAAAGTGCCATCAACGCATGGGCGGAATGGGTGCAATCCCCTGAAGCTAACGCACCTTGGTTTAGCTTTATTGAACTGACGACACTCGACTATTTCACTAACTACGAGAGTGACAGCAATGAAACGCTGAGTGCTGTTGAGCGCTTCAGAGCAGACTATCAAAAGTCCGCAATGGCAGCCGACAATGAGCTACAAACGATTTACCAAACACTGGAAGAGTTATCACTGACTGAAAATACTGTTGTGATCATCACTTCCAACCACGGTACTGAGTTTAACGAGACGAAAACGAACAGTTGGGGTGCAAACTCAAACTACAGTCGTTATCAACTTCAAGTACCAATGTTTATGCACTGGCCAGGAAAATCAGCATCAGAGTATACTCACCGTTCTAGCCATTTAGACTTATCAGTGACTCTATTGCAGGATTTATTGGGCGTTTCGTCGAATCCAAACGATTTCAGTAGTGGTCGCAACCTATTTGACGAGAGAAAGCGTAAGTGGATTTTAGCTGGTGATTCTCGTGAACTTGCACTCATTACGACACAACAAACTACGGTTATCGACAAATTTGGTAACTACAAGCTTTACGACAAAGATTACAAGCGCCTGAAAGACGCTAGTCCTCGCTTGCCTGTGTTGATGCAAGGTTTGACTGAGCTACAACGTTTCTACACCAAGAACGACTAA
- a CDS encoding Hpt domain-containing protein encodes MELSMRPQSAVKRTTKIIAVVFIAWLIPALMLLNLSRAYNQSLEQIEELGIRVTELRQSLYFSEPLRVSRINDMALDAQLVYSLRLQVESDYKNAWLRPDVNQLLYVVDQFLEKFNEFIPIESQVQYLVEDIKALRSDSNTSEQMQSLLNQFGTVVFQAMYSENHTSSSIYRAFDSILDRSYQLGEGEQDAMQQLLADAASLLGNYAQLNYLVDRIKKNSVNEQIIVLENQYYSGQFYILTSLAVLSVLAFGCLAFVRLTSVTSTAYEYKQPLSDDNQSIDTSSTQNSEPQELKGYVESDSTSAESEHKPTIETSTFEERTSERTVVEAGGSVSNHPISTPAADSVALENVIPLQQKEQSAVFIDTDNDNPVIEIEEMLETLDGDHESVILLLSVFVEDHANDFNKFMELKTDDTVAAARVVHSLKGVAGSIKASRLAKVSTRVEAKMKKSEPIEESELQELEFAIDATVEAAKDHISQHA; translated from the coding sequence ATGGAATTATCTATGAGACCACAGTCTGCAGTGAAAAGAACAACAAAAATCATCGCGGTTGTTTTTATTGCTTGGCTTATCCCAGCCCTGATGCTACTGAACTTAAGTCGTGCCTATAACCAGTCACTCGAACAGATTGAAGAGCTAGGCATCCGTGTGACTGAACTTAGGCAGTCACTCTATTTTTCAGAGCCACTTCGTGTCTCAAGAATCAACGACATGGCACTTGATGCTCAACTCGTTTATTCACTAAGATTACAAGTTGAATCCGATTACAAAAACGCGTGGCTTCGCCCAGATGTAAACCAACTGCTTTACGTTGTTGACCAGTTCTTAGAAAAGTTTAATGAATTTATACCGATAGAGAGTCAGGTTCAGTATCTGGTCGAAGATATTAAGGCGTTGAGAAGTGATTCAAATACTTCTGAGCAAATGCAGTCACTGTTGAATCAGTTCGGTACTGTCGTGTTCCAAGCCATGTATTCAGAAAATCATACCTCTTCTTCTATCTACCGCGCATTCGATTCAATCTTAGACCGCTCCTATCAGTTGGGTGAGGGGGAACAAGACGCGATGCAACAACTGCTCGCGGATGCTGCTTCACTATTGGGAAATTACGCTCAACTCAATTACTTGGTTGATAGAATCAAAAAGAACTCTGTCAATGAGCAGATTATCGTACTGGAAAATCAATACTACTCAGGTCAATTTTATATATTGACCTCACTGGCTGTTTTAAGTGTTCTTGCCTTCGGCTGTTTGGCTTTTGTGCGCCTTACATCGGTCACATCTACAGCATATGAGTATAAACAACCACTGTCTGATGACAACCAGTCGATTGATACCTCATCCACACAGAATTCAGAACCGCAAGAACTCAAAGGCTATGTGGAAAGTGATTCAACCTCCGCTGAAAGTGAGCACAAGCCGACGATTGAGACCTCAACTTTTGAAGAAAGGACAAGTGAGCGTACTGTGGTTGAGGCGGGTGGGTCAGTGTCTAATCATCCAATATCGACACCGGCTGCTGATTCAGTAGCGTTGGAAAACGTGATTCCACTGCAACAGAAAGAACAGAGCGCTGTATTTATTGATACAGACAATGACAATCCAGTGATTGAAATAGAGGAGATGCTTGAGACTCTAGATGGTGATCATGAATCGGTGATATTACTTTTGAGCGTGTTTGTGGAAGACCATGCCAATGATTTCAACAAGTTCATGGAGCTAAAAACCGACGATACAGTGGCAGCAGCCCGTGTTGTGCATAGCTTAAAAGGTGTCGCTGGTAGTATCAAAGCATCAAGATTGGCTAAAGTTTCGACCCGTGTTGAAGCTAAGATGAAAAAGTCTGAGCCGATAGAGGAAAGCGAATTGCAAGAATTGGAGTTCGCCATTGATGCGACGGTAGAAGCGGCTAAAGATCATATATCCCAACACGCATAA
- a CDS encoding DUF3080 domain-containing protein, translating to MRFPSTLYKSALLGSLCLFLSGCWDEQGDLFDEYHSRVARVQDEDRLSEEWEFEALPRKRELNIDIEPISMGLLDSYQLRECGLFNLIAERNSVLGKVADQFRNFDYQVAFLDGLSECLNHQGISSDVHQQLVKIEQQKRDQLALHQWNLLYASDAMQSQLRGSQWLSEDVGLKVQRVSDALDYLDQFFNTRLTLGSVTEVQETLEKQVVLGDLHYSLSAATFELNQITQQLKAYDHKIICGKQRDTTKFRHLNNVFEQQFIGLVQPYMAQLDGYYQQLNPHLSLFEAQPQLHSYIFPLVETHRAFRAATREHVDYWKALFERCGRKVGR from the coding sequence ATGAGATTTCCTTCAACCCTCTATAAATCCGCTCTTTTAGGATCTTTGTGCCTGTTTCTCAGTGGGTGTTGGGATGAACAAGGCGATTTGTTTGACGAGTACCATAGTCGTGTCGCACGGGTTCAAGATGAAGACCGACTCTCAGAAGAGTGGGAATTTGAAGCTCTTCCAAGAAAACGCGAGCTGAATATCGACATTGAGCCGATTTCGATGGGGCTCTTGGATAGCTATCAACTCAGAGAGTGCGGGCTATTCAACTTGATCGCAGAACGTAACTCTGTACTAGGTAAAGTCGCTGACCAGTTTCGTAACTTTGACTATCAAGTTGCATTTCTCGACGGGCTATCCGAGTGCTTGAATCATCAAGGTATCTCGTCTGACGTCCACCAGCAGCTTGTCAAAATTGAGCAACAAAAGCGTGACCAACTCGCACTGCATCAATGGAATCTTCTCTATGCCAGTGATGCAATGCAGTCACAACTGCGTGGGAGCCAGTGGCTTAGCGAAGATGTTGGCCTAAAAGTTCAACGAGTCAGTGACGCGTTGGACTACCTCGACCAATTCTTCAATACGAGACTCACTTTAGGGTCAGTAACCGAAGTGCAAGAGACATTAGAGAAACAAGTTGTACTTGGCGATCTTCACTACTCTTTGAGCGCCGCGACATTCGAGCTCAATCAGATCACTCAACAACTCAAGGCATACGATCACAAAATCATATGTGGAAAGCAGCGAGATACTACCAAGTTTCGCCATCTCAATAACGTTTTCGAGCAGCAATTCATTGGGCTGGTTCAGCCCTACATGGCGCAGTTAGACGGTTACTACCAACAACTAAACCCGCATCTTTCATTGTTCGAGGCGCAACCACAGTTGCACTCTTACATATTTCCGTTAGTAGAAACTCACCGAGCATTCAGAGCCGCCACCCGTGAGCACGTAGATTACTGGAAAGCTCTGTTTGAGCGCTGCGGCCGCAAAGTAGGACGCTAG
- the yejK gene encoding nucleoid-associated protein YejK: MSLHLSNVILHQLSKNDQDELIVNFRAESLDNDASSESLVAELHRVFNSKPGKGFGSFKSDSEFQQWLHELRKGETNFYDFSQKSAQRLKEELSKYPFADEGTLVLAEYQSLATDYLFIGLLPSNQSLKVTEGLDISATDYLDISKMDIAARLDLSTYETDKESNRYLAYIKGRVGRKVADFFLDFLQAEVGLDAKQQNQVLMQAVEDFVSDSKLEKEEAISYKKQVADYCNEQLKAGDEVQVRELSGELPPSTDGTSFLDYTSEQGYELEESFPADRATMRKLTKFVGAGGGLNVSFDSLLLGERIFYDPETDTLTIKGTPPNLRDQLTRNKS, encoded by the coding sequence ATGAGCCTTCATCTTTCCAACGTAATTTTACACCAGCTGAGCAAGAACGATCAGGATGAACTGATTGTTAACTTCCGTGCTGAGTCTCTCGACAACGACGCTTCATCTGAAAGCTTAGTGGCTGAACTGCATCGCGTTTTCAACTCTAAACCTGGTAAAGGGTTTGGTTCATTTAAGTCCGACAGCGAATTTCAACAGTGGTTGCATGAACTTCGTAAGGGCGAGACAAATTTCTACGATTTCTCACAAAAAAGTGCTCAACGCCTGAAAGAAGAGCTCTCAAAATACCCATTTGCTGATGAAGGGACACTGGTTTTAGCAGAATATCAGTCGCTTGCGACAGACTACCTATTCATCGGCCTACTGCCATCAAACCAGAGCCTCAAAGTGACCGAAGGCCTTGATATCAGCGCGACAGACTACCTAGATATCTCAAAAATGGACATTGCGGCTCGCCTTGATCTGTCGACGTATGAAACGGATAAAGAGTCGAACCGCTACCTTGCCTACATTAAAGGTCGTGTTGGCCGTAAAGTGGCAGACTTCTTCCTCGACTTTTTGCAAGCTGAAGTCGGTTTGGATGCTAAGCAACAGAACCAAGTGCTGATGCAGGCAGTAGAAGATTTCGTTTCTGACTCTAAATTAGAGAAAGAAGAAGCGATCAGCTACAAAAAACAGGTAGCTGATTACTGCAATGAACAACTAAAAGCGGGTGATGAGGTTCAGGTACGTGAGCTTTCTGGAGAGCTTCCTCCAAGCACAGACGGTACTAGCTTTTTAGATTACACCAGTGAACAGGGTTATGAGCTTGAAGAGAGTTTCCCTGCTGACCGCGCCACAATGCGCAAGCTGACCAAGTTTGTTGGCGCAGGTGGTGGTTTGAACGTAAGTTTTGATAGTTTGCTGCTTGGAGAGCGTATTTTTTACGATCCGGAAACAGATACACTGACGATTAAAGGCACACCACCGAACTTACGTGATCAGTTGACTAGAAATAAGTCATAG
- a CDS encoding histone deacetylase produces MIPLIYHPIYSQLPLPEGHRYPINKYRLLYQAVEAKRAEFSNWHQAFELFEPQPVSIEQVKHVHSAEYVDLLTSGQLAAPKMRRIGFPWSEQLIERTLCSAGGTSLSAEMAIEHGIAIHLSGGYHHAHHDFGSGFCLFNDLVLAAKHALSFEHIETVLIVDSDVHHGDGTATLCQNEPDIATLSFHCDKNFPARKPSSDFDVPLSRETEDAEFLASFEQVTQMALMHYQPDLIIYDAGVDIHIDDELGYLNVSTDGIYQRDCLMFEMAKSNDIPIACVVGGGYRSQHQDLVPIHMQLLNAAYKVMS; encoded by the coding sequence ATGATCCCGTTAATTTATCATCCAATCTATTCACAGCTCCCTTTGCCTGAAGGGCATCGCTATCCAATTAATAAATATCGACTTCTCTATCAGGCTGTCGAGGCCAAACGAGCAGAATTTTCTAATTGGCATCAAGCCTTTGAGCTGTTTGAACCGCAACCTGTATCAATAGAGCAGGTAAAACACGTTCATAGTGCAGAGTATGTTGATTTGCTCACTAGTGGTCAGCTAGCCGCTCCTAAGATGCGTCGTATAGGTTTTCCTTGGAGTGAGCAGCTTATTGAGCGAACGCTCTGTTCTGCTGGTGGAACATCTCTATCTGCGGAAATGGCGATTGAGCACGGAATAGCCATTCATTTAAGCGGTGGTTATCATCATGCTCATCATGATTTTGGGAGTGGTTTTTGTCTGTTTAACGATTTGGTCTTAGCGGCGAAACATGCGCTGAGCTTTGAACATATCGAAACAGTTTTGATCGTTGACAGCGATGTCCATCATGGTGATGGTACTGCAACTCTATGTCAGAATGAGCCCGATATCGCGACACTCTCTTTTCACTGCGATAAGAACTTCCCAGCGCGCAAGCCATCCTCTGATTTTGACGTCCCTCTATCGCGCGAAACCGAAGACGCAGAGTTTTTAGCAAGTTTTGAACAAGTGACGCAAATGGCTTTGATGCACTATCAGCCAGATTTGATTATTTACGATGCGGGCGTTGATATTCATATCGATGACGAACTTGGCTATCTTAACGTATCGACTGACGGTATCTATCAACGCGATTGTTTGATGTTTGAAATGGCGAAAAGTAACGATATTCCTATCGCGTGTGTTGTCGGGGGCGGGTATCGTTCACAGCACCAAGACTTAGTGCCGATTCACATGCAGCTGCTGAACGCCGCATACAAGGTTATGAGCTAG
- a CDS encoding YejL family protein codes for MPIISKYTDEQVENILAEVGAVLSKHKASPELSLMIAGNIATNVLNQNVAASQRKGIAEKFAEALISSLDEKKSH; via the coding sequence ATGCCGATTATATCTAAATACACAGATGAACAAGTTGAAAACATCCTAGCTGAAGTAGGTGCTGTACTGTCTAAGCACAAAGCTTCACCAGAACTTTCACTGATGATCGCCGGAAATATCGCAACCAATGTCTTAAATCAGAACGTTGCTGCTTCACAACGCAAAGGAATTGCTGAAAAATTTGCCGAGGCACTAATCTCTTCGCTTGACGAAAAGAAGTCTCACTAA
- a CDS encoding NADPH-dependent 2,4-dienoyl-CoA reductase: MSAMYPHLLEPLDLGFTQLRNRVLMGSMHTGLEENKEGLHKLAAFYEERARGGVGLIVTGGFSPNLRGRLHPFSAEFSKVKHAKAHQVVTQAVHKHGGKIALQLLHAGRYAMHPFAQSASGIKAPISKFAPSEMSPRQIKKTINAFANSAELAQVAGYDGIEIMGSEGYLINQFICKRTNMRYDEWGGSYEKRMRFPLEIVKSIREAVGKEFIIIFRLSMLDLVEQGSTFEDVVLLAQKLEEAGVTIINTGIGWHEARVPTIATQVPRGAFSWVTEKVKPYVSIPVVTCNRINTPEEAERILSSGQADMVSMARPFLADPDFVNKAAQDQAQFINTCIGCNQACLDNVFKGKRASCLVNPRACYETELVVQPTEVSKTIAVVGAGPAGLACATTLAQRGHKVDLIEKNDRIGGQFRLAMQIPGKEEFRETIRYFANQVDASGVNLKLDTEATFEMLLKYDEVVMAAGVEPRKLNLEGIDHENVVDYQTLIRDKTPVGEKVAIVGAGGIGVDVATMLTEPASHSLDDWLHEWGIDKNMEHPGGLFPYPDAMSEKTVWVMQRKAGRVGKGPGKTTGWIHKRTLEKRGVNLLGGVSYEKIDDQGLHITVNKEPKVLDADSVVICAGQVSVRPFEDMWQEFGNKLHVIGGADYAGELDAVRAIRQGVELATKL, from the coding sequence ATGTCTGCCATGTACCCACATTTATTAGAACCTCTAGATCTTGGATTTACTCAGTTACGAAATCGTGTATTGATGGGATCAATGCATACAGGCCTTGAAGAAAATAAAGAAGGGCTGCACAAGTTGGCTGCGTTTTATGAAGAGCGAGCGCGAGGCGGCGTCGGTCTTATCGTCACGGGCGGCTTTTCTCCAAATTTGCGTGGCAGACTGCATCCCTTCAGTGCTGAATTCAGCAAAGTAAAACATGCGAAGGCACACCAAGTCGTCACGCAAGCCGTACACAAACACGGCGGTAAGATTGCTCTGCAACTTCTGCACGCGGGTCGTTACGCTATGCACCCATTCGCGCAAAGTGCTTCAGGAATCAAGGCGCCTATCTCTAAGTTCGCACCGAGCGAAATGAGCCCTCGTCAAATCAAGAAGACGATTAATGCCTTTGCTAATAGCGCGGAGCTTGCGCAAGTAGCAGGCTACGATGGCATTGAAATTATGGGATCTGAAGGCTACTTGATTAACCAATTTATCTGTAAGCGCACCAACATGCGTTACGACGAATGGGGGGGATCGTACGAAAAACGCATGCGTTTCCCGCTTGAGATTGTGAAATCGATTCGTGAAGCTGTTGGCAAAGAATTCATCATTATCTTCCGCCTATCAATGCTGGATCTGGTCGAGCAGGGCAGTACCTTCGAAGATGTTGTGCTATTGGCTCAAAAACTTGAAGAGGCGGGCGTCACCATCATTAACACGGGGATCGGCTGGCACGAAGCGCGTGTACCAACCATCGCAACTCAAGTACCACGCGGCGCGTTCTCTTGGGTAACAGAAAAAGTAAAACCTTATGTCTCTATCCCTGTTGTGACTTGTAACCGCATCAACACGCCTGAAGAAGCAGAGCGTATTTTAAGTTCTGGACAAGCGGATATGGTGTCGATGGCGCGACCATTCTTAGCCGATCCAGACTTTGTCAATAAAGCTGCTCAAGACCAAGCGCAGTTCATTAATACCTGTATCGGTTGTAACCAAGCGTGTTTGGACAATGTGTTTAAGGGTAAACGAGCAAGTTGTCTGGTCAACCCGAGAGCCTGTTACGAGACAGAGCTTGTCGTTCAACCGACTGAAGTGAGTAAAACTATCGCCGTAGTAGGAGCCGGCCCTGCTGGTTTGGCGTGTGCGACGACGCTGGCTCAGCGCGGTCATAAAGTTGATTTGATTGAGAAGAATGACCGAATTGGTGGTCAGTTCAGATTGGCGATGCAGATCCCAGGCAAAGAGGAGTTTAGAGAGACGATTCGTTACTTTGCCAATCAAGTTGACGCATCTGGTGTAAACCTTAAACTCGACACCGAAGCGACGTTCGAGATGCTGCTTAAGTACGATGAAGTTGTTATGGCGGCAGGTGTAGAGCCGAGAAAGCTGAACCTTGAGGGTATTGATCACGAGAATGTTGTCGATTATCAGACCTTGATTCGTGACAAGACACCGGTAGGCGAAAAGGTTGCGATCGTTGGGGCTGGTGGGATTGGTGTCGATGTCGCGACCATGCTCACTGAACCCGCTTCACACAGCTTAGATGATTGGCTACATGAATGGGGCATTGATAAAAACATGGAACACCCAGGAGGCTTATTCCCGTACCCAGATGCAATGAGTGAGAAAACCGTTTGGGTTATGCAGCGTAAAGCAGGCCGTGTGGGTAAAGGTCCGGGTAAGACAACCGGTTGGATTCATAAGCGTACCCTTGAGAAGCGTGGTGTGAATCTATTGGGCGGCGTAAGCTACGAAAAAATTGATGACCAAGGTCTGCATATTACCGTCAACAAAGAGCCGAAAGTACTGGATGCAGATTCCGTCGTGATCTGTGCGGGTCAAGTGTCTGTGCGACCATTTGAAGACATGTGGCAAGAGTTTGGCAACAAATTACATGTGATTGGTGGTGCGGATTACGCCGGTGAATTGGATGCGGTTCGAGCGATTCGTCAAGGTGTTGAGCTCGCAACTAAGCTTTAA
- a CDS encoding DNA topoisomerase III yields MSRLIIAEKPSLGRAIAAALPNPQKKGEGFIQCGNGDVVTWCIGHLLEQVEPDAYEERYKKWSLVDLPIVPEQWQLRPRKSASKQLTVIRKLLKDAKQIVHAGDPDREGQLLVDEVIDHCKVSKTRKESIQRLLISDLNLPAVKRALGQMRSNKEFIPLSVSALARSRADWLYGMNMTRAYTLLGQKAGYQGVLSVGRVQTPVLGLVVRRDEEIENFVPKDYFTLHALIPYQNGGDSFDIRARWKPSEACKPWQDEEGRVLNRKLVENVASRIQNQPAKVVESEQKQTKQAAPLPYSLSALQIDAAKRFGMSAQQVLDTCQSLYEKHKLITYPRSDSRYLPKDHYSQRQSVVDAIANNAKELEQGAQGADLSLRSKAWNDSKVDAHHAIIPTPKKSSVNGLSGNEMKIYQQIARQYLMQFYPHAVYAEAKLVFDIAGGVFIAKGRQLVTPGWKVLMGKTDSADKSDTADTVPPLPEGTVLTCREGVIGDKKTEPPKHFTEATLLQAMTGIARFVANKDLKSILKETDGLGTEATRAGILDTLFKRQLLTRQGKSIHSSAAGRGLIHALPEESTFPDMTAHWEHQLQGMAERNQAYQPFMSDLENKISGLMHHVKTSEVPESLRHLPKVERPAYKKRKASGRKKFTKKRSSS; encoded by the coding sequence ATGTCTCGCTTAATCATTGCTGAAAAACCTAGCTTAGGTCGTGCTATCGCCGCTGCTTTGCCTAACCCACAAAAAAAAGGTGAGGGTTTCATTCAATGTGGAAATGGCGATGTAGTGACATGGTGTATAGGCCACCTCTTGGAGCAAGTTGAGCCTGATGCTTATGAAGAGCGATATAAGAAATGGAGCTTAGTCGACCTACCGATCGTGCCTGAACAGTGGCAACTTAGACCAAGAAAGAGCGCCAGCAAGCAGTTAACTGTCATCCGCAAGCTACTTAAAGATGCCAAACAGATTGTTCACGCAGGAGACCCTGATAGAGAAGGGCAGCTGCTAGTCGATGAGGTGATCGACCACTGTAAAGTTTCAAAAACTCGTAAAGAGTCGATTCAGCGATTGTTAATCAGTGACTTAAATTTGCCAGCTGTCAAACGTGCGTTAGGGCAGATGCGCAGTAATAAAGAGTTTATCCCTCTATCTGTGTCTGCTTTGGCACGTTCACGAGCAGACTGGCTATATGGCATGAACATGACTCGTGCCTATACGTTACTTGGACAAAAAGCGGGATACCAAGGTGTGTTATCGGTAGGGCGAGTGCAGACACCGGTACTTGGATTGGTGGTAAGACGCGATGAAGAGATTGAAAATTTCGTCCCTAAAGACTATTTCACGCTGCACGCCTTGATTCCTTATCAAAATGGCGGCGATAGCTTCGATATTCGTGCTCGCTGGAAGCCGAGCGAAGCGTGCAAACCTTGGCAGGATGAAGAGGGGCGCGTACTCAATCGCAAACTGGTGGAGAACGTCGCCAGTCGCATTCAGAATCAACCCGCTAAAGTGGTGGAGTCTGAGCAGAAACAGACCAAACAAGCCGCCCCGCTTCCATATTCGCTCTCTGCACTGCAGATTGACGCTGCGAAACGTTTTGGCATGAGTGCGCAACAAGTGTTGGATACTTGTCAGTCTCTGTATGAGAAACACAAGCTGATCACGTACCCGCGCTCAGATAGCCGCTATTTGCCAAAAGATCACTACTCACAAAGGCAGTCAGTCGTCGATGCAATCGCCAATAACGCTAAAGAGCTTGAGCAAGGTGCTCAGGGGGCTGATTTGTCACTGCGTTCTAAAGCGTGGAATGACAGCAAGGTTGATGCGCACCATGCGATTATTCCAACGCCGAAAAAATCTTCAGTGAATGGCCTTTCTGGTAATGAGATGAAGATCTACCAACAGATTGCTCGTCAATATCTAATGCAGTTTTACCCACACGCCGTTTATGCAGAGGCTAAGCTGGTGTTTGATATCGCCGGAGGCGTGTTTATCGCGAAAGGTCGACAGCTTGTGACCCCTGGCTGGAAAGTACTGATGGGTAAAACAGATTCGGCTGATAAGAGTGACACTGCGGATACCGTACCTCCGTTGCCTGAAGGAACCGTATTGACCTGTCGAGAGGGCGTGATTGGGGACAAGAAAACAGAACCACCCAAACACTTCACAGAAGCAACACTTCTCCAGGCGATGACAGGTATTGCGCGTTTCGTTGCCAATAAAGATCTGAAATCGATCTTAAAAGAGACCGATGGACTGGGCACTGAAGCAACTCGCGCAGGCATCCTTGATACGCTATTCAAAAGACAATTATTGACGCGCCAGGGTAAGAGCATTCATAGCAGCGCTGCTGGTCGAGGTTTGATTCATGCTCTGCCGGAAGAGTCGACTTTCCCTGATATGACCGCACACTGGGAACACCAACTGCAAGGGATGGCGGAACGAAATCAAGCGTATCAGCCTTTCATGTCTGATCTTGAAAACAAAATATCTGGGCTTATGCATCATGTGAAAACATCTGAAGTACCAGAATCACTGCGCCACCTGCCGAAAGTCGAAAGACCGGCCTACAAAAAGCGTAAGGCTAGTGGGCGTAAGAAGTTTACCAAGAAGCGATCATCGAGCTAG